AATGGTGCGGGGAAAACAACTTTATTTAACTTAATCACAGCTTTAATTCCGCCTTCTGGTGGACAATTAATTTATCAAAGTAGAGATATTTCACAATTACGTCCTTATAAAATTGCGCGTTTAGGTATTGCTAGAACTTTTCAAAATATTCGGTTATTTGGGGAATTATCAGCACTAGAAAATGTCATCATCGGCGGACATTTGCATACAAAAAGTGGTATGTTTAAAGGAGTTCTAGGATTACCACCAGCGCCTCGTGAAGAATCTAAAAGTAGAAAGAAAGCTCTAGAATTATTAGAACTAGTGGGATTGCGCGATCGCACTGAAGAAAAAGCCAAAAATTTTGCGTATGGCGATCAGCGTCGCTTAGAAATCGCCCGCGCTTTAGCTTTGGAACCGCAAATTTTACTCCTCGATGAACCAGCAGCGGGAATGAACCCCAGCGAAAAACAGCAACTCAGCGAATTTATCCGCAGTCTCAGGGAGCGCTTCAATTTAACGATCGTACTCATTGAGCATCATGTACCCTTAGTTATGGGATTGTGCGATCGCATTGCGGTTTTAGATTTTGGTCAATTAATCGCTTTGGGTAAACCTTCTGTTGTGAGGAATGACCCAGCCGTAATTGCAGCTTATTTGGGTAGTGGATGAGGATTGTAACCGCCGATGAACGCCGATGAACGCCGATATTTAGCTGAGAAAGAAGATTTTACGATTTTAGAGGTTCAAGACCTTGATGTTAATTATGGCGGCATTCAAGCTCTCAAAAAGATTAATTTAATCATTAAAAAAGGTGAGGTAGTTACTTTAATTGGTGCTAATGGTGCGGGTAAAACTACTACTCTCCGGGCTATATCTAAAATAATAAGTCCTAAAAGCGGACAAATTATCTATAGCGGACGGAATATTACTCGCCGTCAAGCTTATGAGGTGGTTAAATTTGGCATCGCCCATTGTCCGGAAGGGCGGAGAGTATTAGCAAGGCAAACAGTTTTAGATAATTTACTGTTAGGTGCTTATATTCGCAACGATCAAAAAGAAATTAAAGCAGATATTGAACATCAATATGAGCTATTTCCGCGTTTAGCCCAAAGACGCAATCAACTAGCAGGAACTCTTAGCGGTGGCGAACAACAAATGTTAGCGATCGCTCGTGCTTTAATGAGTAGACCACAACTATTGCTATTAGATGAGCCTAGCTTGGGTTTAGCACCTGCGATCGTCCGAGAAATCTTTACAATTATTGAAAATTTACGAGCTACAGGCGTGACTATTTTATTAGTTGAACAAAATGCTAATTTAGCTTTACAAATTGCCGATAGAGGATATGTTTTAGAAGCTGGTTCTATTACTTTAACAGGTGCAGCATCCGAATTAATTACCGATGAGCGAGTTAAAAAAGCTTATTTGGGTTAATATCATATTTTTTACCAATTTATTTGTAATCAATTTGTTTAAATGCAACCCCTGAGGTAATTATAATTGTGTCTACTTTGTTCAAGTATTCAACATTTGAAAGTTTACTTGAAATAGTACGTTCGCGACCAGGTTTGATTCTTGGTAGAAAATCCTTATCTGCTTTATGGTCTTTGCTGCTAGGTTATGAAATGGCGGTTATTGAACATAATATTCCTGAATCAGAACAATTTAATCGGAAGTTGGAAAAAGAATTTAATAATTGGTTACGCAAAAAGTATTCTATGGGTAATGCTATAGATTGGTATATATTCGTCATAACTGAAACTAAATCTGAAACAGAAGCATTCGATAGATTCTTTGAGTTTTGGGATGAGTTTCGGCAAGAAATTACATCTGTATAAAAGTTTAGGCGGTGCAAGTATATGCTAGAGTCACCTACTATTTTCATAACTTTAGAAGAATTTTTAAAACTACCGGAAACCAAGCCAGCTAGTGAATATATTAATGGGCAAATTATTCAAAAACCTATGCCTCAAGGAAAACATAGTAGGATTAGAGGTGAATTATTTAGTTATATCAATGCTTTAGTAAAGCCTCAAAAAATTGCCCTAGCCTTTCCAGAACTGCGCTGTACATTTGGCGGACGTTCAATTGTTCCAGATGTCGCTGTGTTTGCTTGGGAAAGAATTCCTGTAGATGCAAATGGAGACGTGGCAAATGTCTTTGAAACCCATCCAGACTGGACAATTGAAATTCTCTCACCCGATCAAAGTCAAACTAAAATAACTGGAAATATTTTGCATTGTCTCAAGTATGGTACTAGCTTAGGTTGGCTGATCGATCCAGAGGAAAAATCTGTTTTAGTCTATCCTCAAAAACAGCAGCCAGAACTTTTACAAGCAGAACAGTAAATATTACCAGTCCCCGATTTAGTTAGTAACCTACAATTGACTGTAGGGCAGTTATTTAACTGGTTAAAATTATAAGCTAATTAAAAGTAGTAATGCCCGAAAAAATAATTAAAAATGAAATTTTAGGTGAATTAATTTGGGATAGCGACCTCGATTGGTGGTCTAGTAAAGTTGAAATTACTCCTGGCAATATTATCAATGTAAGTGTTGATAGTGATGATGCAGAAACACTTGCTGTTATCGAACTTGCTTGTCATTCTTTCATCCGAATTCAAGCACAGGAAGTCAACTTTCGACGTTGTGCAGCTAACCAACTTCTCGACCTGTACAATCGGAGTTGGAATAATGGCAATGAAATTGACTGTCAAACTTTCATGAAAATGATCAAACTAGATGAGATCGCCTTTAATTCTAATGGTAGCGCCAACCTTTACTATGATGATGGCGATCTATTTTGTGGGCACATAATTATTGTATCGATTGATTGCCACGGAGCTTTTGAAGACGCCAGAATTGCAGGCTAATAGCGCTACGTGAAAATTAAAATTTGTGTACAACGGAAAAATAAGCATTCCAGGTGGATTGGTGCGGCCAGTTTATCCTTTAGACTAGATTAAGGGCTGTAATGTGGATTCTTCATTACGCGAGCTATCGCAACCATTGTTATGTCTGCTAGCAAAAAAAAATCAACTTTAAAATTTTCACAAATTTTATTTTAATACATTAATTAATTGTATGACAACTAACTTTTCTTGGACTAAACAGTGGTATCCAATAACTCCTCTCAGCTATCTGGAACCCTCTCATGCAACCCCGATAACTTTGCTTGGAAAAAAGCTAGTAATCTGGAAAGACAAACATCAAAAATGGGTAGCAATGGATGATACTTGTCCCCATAAATTAGCTCAGTTATCTTTAGGAACAATTAATGAAAATAGACACCTAATGTGTCGTCATCATGGTTGGTGTTTTGATGGGTCGGGAAAATGTACAAATATTCCCATGTTGAGTGATGAAAATGCTTTAAAAACTGCTTGTAATAGCGAGCGATCGCAAGTAACAACATATCCTACTCAAGTGCTACAAGGATTACTGTGGATTTGGGCAGATAATAATCCTACTGCTTTTGAAGATAGTACTTCAAAGCAACCTGCATTGATGCCAGAATCTCAGCTTGATAGTTCGTTGAGCGATTGGTTTATGTCAGAAGTTCCTGTTGGTTATACTGTCTCTTTTGAAAGTAGTTTTGATCCTTCTCATGCCCAATTTTTACATCGAGACATTGCTGGATTTTCTCCGGAAAGAGCTATCCCTATAGAACATTTTGAAGTATTGGGAGAAATATCTGCTGAAGATGGTTTTACTTTAAAGCATTCTGGTTACAATATCTTTAACAAAGATATGGATGCGACTCGTAAATTTACTCCACCCTGTTCTAATACAACAATTTACAAATATTCTAACGGGAAATCTACTTTAATTCAGTTATATTTTGTGCCTACAAAACCAGGTTATTGTAAACAAATTGTTAAGTTTATCATTGATGTTCCTCCACAAAAACGTAATTTTTGGTTTGAGCTGCTTCCTAAGTATTTACAAACTGGATTACAACATTCATCTAGTTATAAGTTGAGTAACCAAGATTTATCAATGATGCACTCCCAAGCTGTTAATGAAGCTCTGGGAAATAGAACTTGGCAAAAATCATATTTTATGCCTTCAGTAGCTGACGTTGGCATCGTGACTTTTCGGAAATGGTTAGATGAGTTTGCTGGTGGTAAACCTGCATGGCAAGGAATAGGAGAAGCACCTTTTCAAGAATTTAGCGATGAGCAACTATACGAGATCTGGCACAGACATACAAAGCATTGCCCTAGTTGTCGGCAATCTCTAGTTTTGTTAGATAAAGTCAAAAACTTTTGCCAAAATTTGACGGTAGGATTGACAATTTTATCTTTGTTACTAATTGGAATTCAGCTACCTATAAACATAGCTATTATCCCAGTTTTACTTGGTATATTAAGCTTAATTTGTTCCGATAAATTAGATTCAATTCGAGAACGCTTTCTTAGCAGTATTCCTAAAAAAGGTCTACCTGTGGTTGAATTATATAAAAATTAACATCAAATGATATTTCTCGAAGTTAATTAATTTTTTACAAAACATTACAATATTTATAATATATTTAGATTTGTAACCCAGTTTTTGGGTGTCTATCTCTGTTGCGAATTGTATTCGCCTGAACAATCAAACCCATGAGTCAAATCATCTGGATCGCAAGACACGCCAACCGCCTAGACTTTGTTAACCCCGATTGGTTTCTCACTGCTGAACGTCGCTACGATCCACCTTTATCGGAGGATGGTTTCATTCAAGCAAAACAGCTAGCTAATCGCCTGAAGAAAGAGAAAATCAGTCATATCTTTGCTTCCCCATTCCTGCGAACAGTGCAAACGGCGAATGCAGTTGCAGAAGTACTAGATTTACCAATTAAATTAGAAACTGGTTTGAGCGAATGGCTAAATCCGGCTTGGATGACAGAAGAACCAGAAAGACTCTCAACTCTCACGCTAGCAGAATTATTTCCCAGAATCGATCTGAGCTATACTCCCCACATTGCTGCAACATATCCCGAAACACAAGAAAAAGTACGCGCCCGTTCTGGACAAACGGCTAGATGTTTAGCGACTGAATACTACCCAAAAAATATCCTGTTAGTAGGGCATGGTGCTTCTGTACTAGGGGCAGCTATGGGATTAGTAGGGGAAATTGCCAAAATGGAAGTGAAGGCTTCTTTATGTTCTTTAGTCAAAGTAGTGCTGCAAGACTCAGAATGGTTATTAGAACTTAAGGGAGATACTTCTCATCTAGTGGAGGTAGAGGAAATAATTCGATTTGTTTAAATCCTAGATAGAGATTTTGAATCCTGGCTTCCGCTAATCTATATACATTGCCATGTACTGAGAAAGTCACTCTATTACTGATAAGTTTTATGACATTATTACTAGCAGGAGACATCGGCGGTACGAAAACCATTCTGCGGTTAGCTGAAACCACTGACTCACCAGGATTTCATGAAACCTCAGACGCACATCTGTTACGCAATATTTATGAGGAGAGTTTTCACAGTCAAGACTTTCCCGATTTAGTGCCGATAGTTCAGCAGTTTCTCGCCAAAGCTAAGTCAGCAACACCACAAAAAGCCTGCTTTGCGATCGCAGGCCCAGTAGTGAACAATACTGCCAAGCTGACCAACTTAGCTTGGTATTTAGATAGCGAACGTTTGCAACAAGATTTGGGGATTGCTTCTGTTTCTCTAATCAACGACTTTACTGCCGTTGGCTACGGCATTTTCGGCTTAAACAACAAAAATTTGCTGACTTTACAAGCTGGAAAACCTAGACCAGAAGCACCCATTGCGGTTATTGGTGCGGGTACTGGTTTAGGACAAGGTTTTTTAATCAAGCAAGCAGAACACTACAAAGTATTTCCTTCCGAAGGTGGACACGCCGACTTTGCGCCGCGTACCGAGTTAGAATTTCGGCTGATGAAATACCTGATGGATAAACATGATATCCAGCGTGTTTCTGTAGAACGAGTAGTTTCTGGGATGGGAATTGTATCTATTTACCAATTCTTGCGCGATCAAAAAATTGCCGTCGAATCACCAGATATTGCCCACATCGTCAGAATTTGGGAACAAGAGGCAGGAAAACCAGAAAAAAGTGTCGATCCAGGTGCAATGATTGGTACGGCTGCACTACAAGGACGCGATCGCCTCTGCGAACAAACCATGCACCTGTTTGTAGAACTTTATGGTGCAGAAGCTGGCAATCTTGCCATCAAACTTCTACCTTACGGTGGATTATATATAGCTGGTGGTATTGCTCCTAAAATACTGCCTTTAATGCAAGAGGGTCGCTTTTTATTCAACTTCACCCAAAAAGGTAGGATGCGTTCCCTCCTCGAAGAAATACCGGTGTATATTATTCTCAATCAACAAGTAGGGCTAATTGGTGCTGCTTTGTATGCTGCTAGGTTATAACAGCTAGTACCGCTTTGCGGAAATTAAAATTGACTCGTTCAAAATTCAACATTCAAAAAGCTTATCTAGTAAGCTTTGCGTATGTTTTGAATCGAATATTTATTTCCGCTGTGCTGTACTAGCAGCATCGGTGATATCAGCACCATTAAAAGCAAAATCTATGACAATCAAAGTTTTATTGTCCCTACTTACTGCCACACTTGTATGCAGCGGATCTTTACTGGTTGAGGCACGTCAACCCAAACCAAAGGTAACTCCAGCTAAACCAAAGGTGACTCAACCAGTACAGCCACAATGGAAGTTGTTCACTGGCCCTGATGGACGCTTTAGCGTTTTGATGCCAGGAATGCCCAAAAGAGATAGCCAGGCTCAAAAAACCTATATGGGGGAAATCAATTTAGAACTATTTATAGCTCAACCGCCAAAACAGGAAGTTGCTTATGTAGTTGCTTACAATGACTTTCCCTACAGTTACGGTAAGATGGCAAACCCGCAAACAGTACTTAATAATGCTAGGGATATAGCTTTAAAGACTACGAAAAGCAATTTAATTAGACAGCGAGATATTCGCAGTACCAATGGTCATCCTGGCAAAGAAATTGAGTACGTCAACGCTGGTGGCAAATTCACTAAAAGTAGGATGTATTTTGCTCAAGGGCGCTTGTATCAAGTTATGGCTATCACTACAAAAAAACAGCGTTACACTTTAGCTAAAACCATCAATGGTTATTTAAATTCTTTCCATGTGGTTTTAAAAGCTTGAGGATTATAAACATACTTGATATATAAATTCGTAGTCAGCAAGTTTATCCTGGCTACGAATTTTTTTACCCCGACTCTGAAAGTATATGAAAATATTTGCTTTATTCAACACAGTATATAAAATGTCTAAAATATATCGCTCTTCCACAATTTAAAGGCGAATTCTGCTGTTGAATAAAATGATGAATACTTAAAAGAGTATATTGTTGGGTTGACTTACAAAATTTATGCCAGAAATCAATTCACTACCAAATATCCACATAACTGAATCCTTTGTTACTCATCCGGAAATACTCTTTGCTATTCTGCGGGATAAGGTTGAGTGGGATGAGCGTTTGCGAGCGCGAAAGACGGCTAGCTTTGGCGTTTCTTATGACTACTCAGGTATGATATATCCCCAGGTTGAAATGCTTGCTGAACTTATCCCGATCTGTCAGCGGATTTACGAAAAGCTTAATTTCTACCCGAACAATTGTCTCCTCAATTATTACCCGGACGGGTTATCATCAATGGGTTTCCACTCAGACTCAAGTGAAGAGTTGAGCGAAGGAACTGGAGTGGCGATTGTATCCTTAGGCGCTGAACGCACGATCGTTTTTCGCAGCAAATTAGATAGCTCAATTAAGTTTTCATTTAATCTGAAAAATGGCGCTCTGTTGTATATGCCAAAGCATATTCAGTCAGAGTGGTTACACGCAATACCAAAAGCACCTGGGGTTGGAGAACGAATCAGCCTGACGTTTCGATCGATTGTCAAATCTCATACCTAAATTTAATTTTAGAGTTAAAATACTTTCTGAGACTGTATTCTCATATAACTATTGCTTTCCATAGTGCTTTTAATCTGTAAACCATAATTAGCTGTTGCTACTAAGTAAAAAATAATTTGCATCAACACTAAAAAATATTGCATTTTTTTGTTCCAATCTTCCGGCGAATTGTTATTTTTCATGATAAGTCTTGATAAGATTGACTTTTTTGATTCTAAACAGTCACATCTTGAAAGTAATAATATGAGAAGACAATCCGCGCAAATCTTATAGATGTAGTGCAATCACTCGATATAACTTATCAATCATTTTCTAGCATATTGATAATTCTTGTAACATCGTTGAGAGAGTTAACTAAGTGTAAGTGAATAGCTTGGTTTAGCTTGTCTTGATTTTGCTCAAGAATCGCTTGAAACATATTCAAATGAATTGTATGTTGTCCAAGTGATATATTAAAATTGAGTTGCGGAATCCAACTTTTGAAGAATTCTATATAATCTTGTCTATATCGCCCAACTAAATTTCTTGTTAGTTCGTCAGGATGAGCATTCATTATCCGCGTGTGCAGATATTCATCCAAGAGCAGCATTAATACACCATCTTGTTGTTTTGACGCCATTTCATAAAGACGGAAAACCTCTTTAAAACTATTTAATTCTTGCTGTTTTAATCCATTCAAGAAATGTTTTCCTGCTTCCTTCTCATGTTGAAATCTGATTTTTAGTCGATGTGGAAATTGTTCAATAGAATATTGCGGAAAGTATTCAAGTATAGGATTATCTAAACTTTTAGCAAAGCTTTTTCGATATGCTTGGTTAGGAGCAACATTTCCAGTTTCAATGTCTACTATAGTTCTTCTAGAAACGTGAGACTCCTGTGCTAGCTTCTCTTGTGAGTAATTTTTGAGATTTCGTGCATTTTTTAAGATGCGTCCATAGGCTTTCTTTGTTAACCTATCATTTGGTAAACCATCCATAGCTATTCTCGCTCGGTTACAAGGCTAATTTTTATTTAATTTATCAAAAGCGAAAAGCTACACTGGCGAAATGAGCAGTTATTCTGCGCAATCAGAGGTTGAGACTCCACATGGTAAGTGATACATCATTACTGTTTGATGATGTCCTGAGATTGTGAGTTGAAAAGACCCAAGAATTTGCAACTATTTGAAGTATACGCCTCACTGTTTATAGTCTTTATTGTTTAGCGATCGCTCTTTTCTCAAAAACGCTAAAATTCATCTCAACGAACGGCTTTCAAGGCTTCGTAAAGTAGTTTATATCGCTCAAACCCTGCTTCATATACAGGATTTACTTGCGGCTGTACCACCTTGCTATCCTGTGGCAAAATCTTGAATGCAGCTTCTAAATTGGGGTAAGCACCAACTCCTACCATTGCTAAAATTGCTGCTCCGTAAGCGGCTCCTTCTTCGGCTTTGGGTGCAATCAGTTCTGTTTGCAAGATATCTGCCAGAATTTGTAACCAAATTGTAGATTTTGCGCCTCCGCCTGTGGCTAAGAGTTGATGCACTGGAGCGATCGCACTAATTACTTCCAAGGCTTCCCGCAAGCTAAATGCAACGCCTTCCAGTACAGCACGAGTTATATCTGCTTGGGTATGAGCTAATGACAGATTGACTAAAGCACCACGCGTATCTGGATCGAGGTGGGGGCTGCGTTCGCCTGCGAGGTGGGGGAGAAAGAGAACGCCACGCGCACCAGGAAGCGATCGCTCTGCCATATCCATCAACGCGGTGTAGGATATCTGCGATGTCAAGGTATCTCGATACCACCGCAGAGATCCGCCTGCTGCTAGCGTCACTCCCAAAAGATGATAGCCACCATCGACATGACAGAATAAATGCACTCGTCCTTGGGGATCGGGAATTGGGCGATCGCATGGTGCAAAAATCACTCCCGATGTGCCAATACTTAAACTACCCCGGTTGAGATTGCTGGAGGAAATACCCAAACCAATTGCTGCTGCTGCATTATCGCCACCGCCTGCAATTACTGGTAATCCGACGGGTAGCTCGACACGGGTAGCAATTCCTGATTTCAACCGTCCGGCGATCGCAGTAGATTCGACTACTGGGGGAAACAATGCGGGATTAAGATTCAGAGCATTCAGAATATCTGTATCCCAGTGTCGATTCGCTAAGTTCAAACAGCCGATACCAGACGCATCAGACGGTTCTGTGAATAATTCGCCAGTTAGTACATACCCTAAATAATCTTTTGGTAAAAGAATTTGCCATAACTGAGCATAAGCATCTGGTTCTTCAGTCCGCAACCAGACAAGCTTCGGCAGTTGAAATCCAGTAATTGCGGGATTCCCAGTACGCTGAATCAACTCCTGGCGAGGAATAGCGGCTTCAATTTCCGCAACAGCTTTACCTGTACGTTGATCGTTCCATAAAATTGCCGATCTAATTGCTTTGCCCTCAGCATCAAGAGGAACCATACCATGCATTTGTCCAGATAAACCGAGAGCTATGGCTTGGTATCCATCTAGCTGTTGAGCCACATCAGAAAGTGCAGCTAAACTTGCTTCCACCCAATCCGATGAATTCTGTTCCGTCCAACCAGGATGAGGAGTTAACAAGGGATAGCTTCTCGTAGTCTGAGCGATTATTTGCCCTTGCAGGTCAACCGCGATCGCTCTTACTCCTCCTGTACCCAAATCTAAGCCAACTACGACATTACTCATGTCATTTGCTTTTCATGGAATATATTCTTAAATTACCAAGGGCACAACATTGTTGTGCCCCTACTGAGGTGTAATTATTGGAAATTAACTAAAACTGCCAGTTTAGTTGTAAACCAATAACATCCACTTCGCTGGCAAATTTCCCTGTTAGTGTACCTGCTGTAGTACTTGATTGGTTAATCGAGCTATCGTCAGAGAACACATGAGTATAGCCAATGTCTACGTTGAAAGATTTGGAAGGCTTATAGGTAGCACCGAATCCAACGATTGTGCGATCGCCTCCAGGTAGTCGCGGAGTATTATATTCCTCGCTAATCGGACTAGGATCGTAAGTCACACCAGTTCGCAGAGTTAGGCGATCGTTGAGTGCATAGTTTAAGCCAACGCCTACACGGTAGGTATCGTTCCAGTTCTCTGGTTGTACGCTATCGGCTTGAGCGGGGTTATCAAACTTAACACGCAATTCTCGGAAGCGGCTCCACTGTGTCCAAGTAACATCGCCCACAACTGATACACGGGGACTAAGTTCTTGGTAAACAGCAAGGGACAATGTATCGGGTAGGTTCACAATAGCGCTGGCTCCTGTGTCTGTGAACTGTCCCCTAGCTGTGAGGATTCTTAAATTGTCTGGTACGGTGAAATCTGCATTACCCCGAATTTTTTGCGTAATCGGAGAACGATAACTTAAACCAATGCGCGTGCTTTTACTTGGTTCATACATTACCCCCAAGTTATAGCCCACACTCCAGTCGGAACCAGTAACTTTCACAAAGCCGTCTGCTTGTTGGGGTAAGGTAGGTAAACCAACACTCCGCCCGACTAAACCAAAATCGATCGCATTTGAAAGTGTGGCTTCAGCATACTGAATATTCAGACCTGCGCCTACAGAAAAGTTATCGCTCACCTTGGCGGCAATCGTGGGATTAATGTTATAGGTGGTAAATTTAGATTCAACTGCTTGGTAACGCCCAACCCAGTTATTGTCATATTTAGTAATTAGCCCAAACGGAACGTTAATTCCCAGCCCTAGCTTGACCCGATCCGACAGACTCCAAGCAGCATAAAGATTTGGTACTACAACATCCACACCAGCATCGCCACTATTACCACCTGTTAATGGCACACCTGTAACTACGCGAGAACCTTGGTTTTGAAACTGGATTGTTGGGAAAATCACAAAGGTAGACCCAACTACAGAATTGCCTTCTAAGCGAGTTAATCCAGCAGGATTAGAGAAAATAGTACTAGCATCCTCAGCGCTAGCTGCACTACCAGCAAAGCCATTTCCGAGATTTTTAACACTCTGTTCGTTGAGGGCAAATCCGCCTGCTAATGCAGAGTTTGCTGTAAGTACCACAAAGATTGGTACTAGCAATAAGTTCACTTGTAACTGTTTCATATTGATGTTTTTAGAATTTAAACTGTTTTAAATTGGCGATCGCTTTTTAGCTCTCAAAGCAAAGCGATCGCTGATTAGATTGATTATTGAGCAATGGGATAAATTTACAGTCATTTTTTTACAACTTGTTGTGTGTAGCTATTGCTGTGTTAGCTTTACTCGCTCTAGGAAAACAGTGCCAATAGAGTAGGCAATGCGATCGCTGTGAATAAATCTTTCTTTTTGATGAGGAATTTCATTGCGCAGAAAATTAACCTTCAAAAAGGCAATCAGCGTGGAGAATTTCTGCAATGGCTCAAGATATATTCGAGTTACCAGCACCACCAATTAACTCTATCGTCGGGCATTTGGTCGATCTGGGGGAAGATCCGCTAGGTTTTCTTACTCGTTGTCGTGACTATGGTGATATTGTCCCGTTACGCTTAGGATTAACCCCTTCTTGTTTGCTGACTAATCCTGAATATATTGAAGAAGTTCTCAAAAATCGCGAAACTTTTATCAAAAGCCGAGGCTTCCGTGTTTTAAAAACTCTACTAGGTGAAGGGTTGTTAACCGCAGAAGGAGAATCTTGGTTATGGCAACGTCGCCTAGCTCAACCTGTGTTTCACCAAAGGCGAATTAATGAATATGGTGAAACAATGGTAGAGTACACCAACCGAATGATGCAAACCTGGCATGATGGTGAAATCCATGATATTCATGCAGATATGATGCGCCTCACTTTGGCGATCGTGATGAAGTGCATTTTTAACGCCGATGTGGATGCAGGCGAAGCCAAAGTTGTTGCTAATGCCTTAGATGTGACAATGCACTGGTTTGAAAGTAAGCGGCGGCAGAATTTTTTAGTGTGGGAATGGTTCCCCAGTCCGGAAAACGTCAGGTATCGTCATGCTGTAGAGGAAATGGATGCAGCTATTTATAAATTAATAAGCGATCGCCGTCATAGTGGTGAAAAAACCAACGATTTACTCTCGATGCTGATGGAGGCACGGGACGAAGAAACTCAGCAACAAATGGACGATAAACTGTTGCGAGATGAAGTAGCAACCTTGATGCTGGCTGGTCATGAAACTACTGCCAATACTTTATCTTGGACATGGATGCTATTATCGCAACATCCAGAAGTTCAAGAGAAACTCTCTGCCGAGTTAAATCAAGTTTTACAAGGAAAGTTACCCACAATCCAAGACCTTTCCCGCTTACCTTATACTCAGGAAGTAATTAAAGAATCAATGCGGTTGTATCCTCCAGTATCGCTCTTAGGGCGAGAAGCTGCGCAAGATACCACAATTGGCGATTATGAAATTCCCCAAGGCACAACGATAATGATTAGCCAGTGGGTCATGCATCGCCATCCCAAATATTTTACCGATCCCGAAACCTTCCAACCAGAACGCTGGACAGCCGAGTTTGAGAAGCAACTACCCAAAGGCGTATATTTTCCTTTTGGCGATGGCCCGCG
The genomic region above belongs to Calothrix sp. NIES-2098 and contains:
- a CDS encoding branched-chain amino acid ABC transporter ATP-binding protein, producing the protein MSENITENNIVLEAKSLTRRFGGLVAVNNVSFAVKQHEIFGLIGPNGAGKTTLFNLITALIPPSGGQLIYQSRDISQLRPYKIARLGIARTFQNIRLFGELSALENVIIGGHLHTKSGMFKGVLGLPPAPREESKSRKKALELLELVGLRDRTEEKAKNFAYGDQRRLEIARALALEPQILLLDEPAAGMNPSEKQQLSEFIRSLRERFNLTIVLIEHHVPLVMGLCDRIAVLDFGQLIALGKPSVVRNDPAVIAAYLGSG
- a CDS encoding branched-chain amino acid ABC transporter ATP-binding protein; this translates as MNADERRYLAEKEDFTILEVQDLDVNYGGIQALKKINLIIKKGEVVTLIGANGAGKTTTLRAISKIISPKSGQIIYSGRNITRRQAYEVVKFGIAHCPEGRRVLARQTVLDNLLLGAYIRNDQKEIKADIEHQYELFPRLAQRRNQLAGTLSGGEQQMLAIARALMSRPQLLLLDEPSLGLAPAIVREIFTIIENLRATGVTILLVEQNANLALQIADRGYVLEAGSITLTGAASELITDERVKKAYLG
- a CDS encoding Rieske [2Fe-2S] domain-containing protein — protein: MTTNFSWTKQWYPITPLSYLEPSHATPITLLGKKLVIWKDKHQKWVAMDDTCPHKLAQLSLGTINENRHLMCRHHGWCFDGSGKCTNIPMLSDENALKTACNSERSQVTTYPTQVLQGLLWIWADNNPTAFEDSTSKQPALMPESQLDSSLSDWFMSEVPVGYTVSFESSFDPSHAQFLHRDIAGFSPERAIPIEHFEVLGEISAEDGFTLKHSGYNIFNKDMDATRKFTPPCSNTTIYKYSNGKSTLIQLYFVPTKPGYCKQIVKFIIDVPPQKRNFWFELLPKYLQTGLQHSSSYKLSNQDLSMMHSQAVNEALGNRTWQKSYFMPSVADVGIVTFRKWLDEFAGGKPAWQGIGEAPFQEFSDEQLYEIWHRHTKHCPSCRQSLVLLDKVKNFCQNLTVGLTILSLLLIGIQLPINIAIIPVLLGILSLICSDKLDSIRERFLSSIPKKGLPVVELYKN
- a CDS encoding phosphoglycerate/bisphosphoglycerate mutase; amino-acid sequence: MSQIIWIARHANRLDFVNPDWFLTAERRYDPPLSEDGFIQAKQLANRLKKEKISHIFASPFLRTVQTANAVAEVLDLPIKLETGLSEWLNPAWMTEEPERLSTLTLAELFPRIDLSYTPHIAATYPETQEKVRARSGQTARCLATEYYPKNILLVGHGASVLGAAMGLVGEIAKMEVKASLCSLVKVVLQDSEWLLELKGDTSHLVEVEEIIRFV
- a CDS encoding glucokinase is translated as MTLLLAGDIGGTKTILRLAETTDSPGFHETSDAHLLRNIYEESFHSQDFPDLVPIVQQFLAKAKSATPQKACFAIAGPVVNNTAKLTNLAWYLDSERLQQDLGIASVSLINDFTAVGYGIFGLNNKNLLTLQAGKPRPEAPIAVIGAGTGLGQGFLIKQAEHYKVFPSEGGHADFAPRTELEFRLMKYLMDKHDIQRVSVERVVSGMGIVSIYQFLRDQKIAVESPDIAHIVRIWEQEAGKPEKSVDPGAMIGTAALQGRDRLCEQTMHLFVELYGAEAGNLAIKLLPYGGLYIAGGIAPKILPLMQEGRFLFNFTQKGRMRSLLEEIPVYIILNQQVGLIGAALYAARL
- a CDS encoding alkylated DNA repair protein translates to MPEINSLPNIHITESFVTHPEILFAILRDKVEWDERLRARKTASFGVSYDYSGMIYPQVEMLAELIPICQRIYEKLNFYPNNCLLNYYPDGLSSMGFHSDSSEELSEGTGVAIVSLGAERTIVFRSKLDSSIKFSFNLKNGALLYMPKHIQSEWLHAIPKAPGVGERISLTFRSIVKSHT
- a CDS encoding xylulokinase — its product is MSNVVVGLDLGTGGVRAIAVDLQGQIIAQTTRSYPLLTPHPGWTEQNSSDWVEASLAALSDVAQQLDGYQAIALGLSGQMHGMVPLDAEGKAIRSAILWNDQRTGKAVAEIEAAIPRQELIQRTGNPAITGFQLPKLVWLRTEEPDAYAQLWQILLPKDYLGYVLTGELFTEPSDASGIGCLNLANRHWDTDILNALNLNPALFPPVVESTAIAGRLKSGIATRVELPVGLPVIAGGGDNAAAAIGLGISSSNLNRGSLSIGTSGVIFAPCDRPIPDPQGRVHLFCHVDGGYHLLGVTLAAGGSLRWYRDTLTSQISYTALMDMAERSLPGARGVLFLPHLAGERSPHLDPDTRGALVNLSLAHTQADITRAVLEGVAFSLREALEVISAIAPVHQLLATGGGAKSTIWLQILADILQTELIAPKAEEGAAYGAAILAMVGVGAYPNLEAAFKILPQDSKVVQPQVNPVYEAGFERYKLLYEALKAVR